The window tctttgaacTAACATTTattgttgatgactttggattgtCATCTTCGCCTAGAATTAAAACCTTAAGGCcctgcgactcttaactcttgacaaaacAATGTAAAGTTGTTCATGGGTGAACATTGATTTTGGCAAGGAAAATCCTACATATGATAATGATTGACCCTGACTTTTGTTGATGGTCATTGCAAAGCACATTGTTAATGAAAATTGTCTCCgttgaaacttaaatggcaatctTAAATttgaagggatcaagttcattcttggaatgtaTACTTTGTCGCCAATATTTCTACTGGTCAATACCGTTGCTACAATTACGTTGTTGCCAAGTTCATTAACTATTAACCTTGTCCCGTTGCATAAACCTAAAGTCTGGTCTATGTTTTGCAGTAGCATTACAACGACTCctggcttcaaagtcaacttgtggtTGGATAGTTCCGAACATTTGATGCCATTTAGaactctggtgtgaaccactcttgttgcacatcttcattctcatcaatTTGACATGTTGTGTCAGAACTTAGATACTCCTTTTTCATCCCTAgaaagattgtcaagacaaaGTCGTTTACCTTCTTAACACTCTCAAGCGTGGGTGCAAGAATTGCCTTACTCTGAAAATACctgtaatctgacatgttttgcaacaaatttaaatatgcaaagCCTaccaaataatatttaaaaaactaaatatatttaACAACCTAAAAaagcataatttaaaatttaaaaagtaacaatctaaccaaataataatttataatttataaataaaattttaaaatttataatcacGACATCTAAGCAAATAAATTCACAAACTCAACATATGAGCGCCACATTAGTATAAGAGCTCCCTATTTATATcattataaagataaagataaaaattagttattacttCACAACTATTATTCCAATGCTTTAAACCAtcatttcttattattattattcttcattgttcatatttaatacaaatcaaatcttattattattattcttcattGTTCATATTTAATACAAATCAAATCTTAGTGAATCTCAATGACAAAATAAATGGCAAATATTCCAAACTATAATTTATATCTTACCAGTATCACTCATAAAGAACAAAATAACAAAGTACTCCCTGCCTATtcttttttcttaataaaaattctttctacttatttaaaaatttacatataatttttcagattctccTTTATTTTCTACACCAAGCAATATCACAAATACACCTTATATTCACACCACTATGATCTTCATTTATCTTGCCCGTGCAAATATCTTGCTAGTTTTATATAAAGACTAACAAAGTCGCATTTTTTAGATAGAAGATTTAGctaatcatttttaaaaaattcataacCAAAATGCAATAATGTCCATTTAAATCCGTAAAATTAAAcgaataaaccaatttaatctcttATTTTAGCACCCAGCACTCCAGCAGTCATCATTTTTTTGAGAGCAACACCTGATAAACTTTTTGCAGAGGCTGTAAAGTGTAAATAAAAGACCAAGATACAACAACATATTCAGAAAGCAAACACTTTCTACTTACTACAATGATCAAAATCAAATATacataactaattctctctcttttcttccttttatCTAAAGGAGTTATACAACAAAACGTTACATGATGTGTATTGATGTTCCAATCTCCACTCCCAGTTCCCTCATTTCAAAAGAATATCTAAATAATGCAGAGTAGTTTGCAcatttattttttgaacaaaGTAGCAAGTTCACCTTTCTCATACATAGAGGTCAATATATCACACCCTCCAACTAGTTCACCATTCACAAAGATCTGAGGAAATGTTGGCCAATTGCTGTACTGCTTCAGTGTCTCCCTCAGTCCATAGTTATAGTTTTCATCCAGCACATCTACACTCTCATAATCTACTCCTACATTCTCGAGAATGCCTATCACCCTCTGTGAGAATCCGCACATTGGTGCGCTTCTAGATCCTTTAATGAAAGCAACTACCTTGTTCTCTTTTACTAGCTTGTCGATGAGCTCCTCAAGTGGGACAGTTAATTGCATGTGGCGACCAGGTGTTAATCGAAGATCAGCCTTCTTCTTTGGTTGCTGCCTGACCCAAGTGGCGTTTCCTGACTCGTTACCAGGTGGAACTTTTCCACTGACTTTTATGTGTTCTTCCATCCAAGACTTCCATGCTTCAGTTAAAGTTGATCTATCAGGCTCATCCACAACCCCAAACTAAAACAtacaatttcaaaaaaattctgtTAATTGGATCATATTATTATGGCATACAAAACAAAACAAGACAACAAATCATGAGACTCTGTCACTTCCAATATTGTTGGTTTGCACTTTGCACCTGTTATCATGCCAACTTTGTTGAACTAAATTAAATCAAAAGCAGGATAAAGACAGATTTCAAGTCAGATAATTCATATTGATTATCTACTTAATCCATGTAAATGAAATGAGTGAGCAAATCTCTTTTCCCAAATCTTCTAACTTTCGGGGAAAACAGTACAATATTATTTTGGGATGGTCTGGTAAGCAATACAGCTCTTGCAACTCTAGGCATCAAATATGTGTGTGGAGTTGACTGACTCAAATATAGTGGGTTGAAATCAATGCCCATTGCACCATGTTGCTCTCCCCTTTTTAAAAGGAGCCTTAAATATTCTTTACAGCATAGTTGCACAGAGCATCTTTTGGCTGATGACTGCTGTCAGGGGAGTCAATGAACTTCATCCCAGAATAAGCCTCAATCAGACACTAGTATTCTATCGTGCAAAACACAACCTTGTATTCACTTCCAAGTCCCACCTATTTTCTTTTACTTCACTCAAATAAACTCTGATAGGTTGATTTCAAAGATCATATGTACATGGATTATGTATGCATTTCTTTAACATTGAAATGTAAATGTCGCATGGTTCCTTCCTCATCAAAGTCAGATACTCAAAATTAAACCATTTCCTAGTCATGGTAAGATTTCATTCAACAACAAGAAAAGACAACACAAACAACAAACAAATGTTCCCTTAATTACCTATAATAACCAATTAACCATGTCCACAAGTCAGAGCCTCAAATCTAAACCTTCCATAATGTTTCAACTACTCCCTTCCTCTATCTATCATACTACCCTCTTACTCTCTTCACTTAAACCGGATTTTAATTTTACGCACATAACCTGATAAAGAAAACATCTACCACCTTTCTCACAATATATGTTACTCCAACTTCATCTCCAACACTTCAATTACTAGCCATATCGAGTCTAAGTCCAATTCTTCAAAATCTaaagccactttttttttttttttttttctaaacaagCAAACTAAAACAATAGAAGGAAACAGAATAAACAATTTCAAAAATGGAACCAGACACATTACTCAGCATCTTTCTCACACTTCATTTCCGAAACCACAAAATCACCATAGCAAGAAGAAAGCTTCTTTACCTTGACGGAGCCACATAGCTCCGGCACCGATTTCCAATGACTAGAAACGCTCGCCGCAATGTTCCGTGACAAACCGATGAACTGAAGCTCACCGTCCTTGCCGTAAACGGCGTAAACTCCGGCGGCAGATGGCAAATCTCCGGCAATTTCTCCGTTCTCGGGAGACACCGTGACCCGGTCCGTGTCACCGAGGTTCTTAACGGCGAGGGCCACCGGCAGCCATGGACGAGACCTCTTGGATGAGTTGTAGGGCTTGGGAGAAATAGCGCGGAGGTTGAGAGAGGGCTTAGGGTGGGAATTGAAGAAAAGAGTAGGGGCATTTTGGGGAATAGAAGAAAATAAGCGAATGAAAGAGAGGAGTTGGATAGAAGAGAGGTTTGTAGAAGCCATTGATGAGGGGAAAGAAATGGTGAATCGAGTGATAAACCTCTGCTCTCTcaccttctctttctctctttttatttttattggagaACACTGAATTGTCTGATTTTGTTTTCGGTTGGGCTCTCTAATTTgcttatttttaactttttgtcgAAGTTTGTACTTATTCAGGCCCATTAAAGAGGGTAATTCAAAGCCCACTAATAATGAAGGCTAGACAAAAAAAGGTTACAGTTCACCTAAAACAGTTACATTTCTACCAAAAAAACGAATTTAAGGGAAAAAAATCAAATCAAGGAGAAATTTTTATATTGAACAAACAAATTagtctaatatttttcttttacgaaTTGACTTCTGGTCTTTTAGAATAGTAGAAAAACtagtatttaataaaataaaagaacaaattaATTCTTAACATTATTCAAAAAGTGAcaaattttcttaaattttctaaaaaaagtatagttaataatatattaaattatgtaaatttttgaaagataagatcttaatttatctatttattttgtgagtaaataatttttataatattataaatgaTCAAAAACCAATGTGTcaagttttttaattaaaaactaatttgtcTGATAAAAAAAGTGATTAACAACCAATTTagaggtgtttttttttttttcaagttgtcAACAGTAGTATTACTACTAAGATGATTTGATGTTGGTGGTGGGCTATATAGAAGGTTTTGTTTTGAATAATAATGACAATGTTTGCTTGTGATTGGTCTAAGCTTTCAAGTTTGgtttaattaagaattttatTGCTACTTTGATTGTTGTAAATTGTAATCGCAACCACTTCAAATGATTAAGTTGTTATCTCCAAATCTAAAGTTGTAAAACTCTAATAAACCTTTGAACTGTGGATGGTTTTCACCGATGAAGTTACAACtgttaaaattaaataacaatgcaTTAGGCTTAATTATTCATTGCTACTAGCTAGGTTAGAAGatatagttttttgtttttttgtttttttttacaatCATGTTATTTCCCAAATAAACAGCTCAACTTCCCATCCCActttttattttcactttcttCATGATAATTATCAGCTGCCGGAAATGAACAAGTTAACAAATTTAAACATGATTAAACCCCTATTACAGAATTGTCCAAGTTACTAGTTAACTAGTAATTACTACCATAATTATAATTTgatcatttcttttattttaggtgGAGGTGAAGTTGTGAATCATCTTGCAAAATGAAAATACTTCGCTTTAGATTACTATATCAGCACTAGGAAAATATTCGTTATgcgaataattataaaaaataattattctttgTATTAAAGCAATTTTAACATCTAACTTCATTCAAGTGATTAAAAGTTACGCGCgttctttttcttgctttcacCAACAATACTATCACCTTATCTTCATTCTtttctcatttgaatttcttcttttccttcttttttcttctcattttccatcgtcgtcatcatcatgattatcatcgttatcgttatcattatttttttcttatacatATCGTCGTtatcattattgttattgttgaatttttgccATGTTGATAATGTTGtctgatccaaaattgattttcgaTGTGTTTTTGTTTATAATTTAGTCTTGTTTTTGTGATTGCTTTCAAACTGAGTTAATTGTGTCGTAATTattatgtaatttcggttcatttttgagttaattgtgtcgcaatcattatataatttcggttcatttctgagtaAATTAAGGTGCATTTGGACTCATTGTCTtgtacaattcaaaactctttctcctcatcttttactgcttctccttcttccttttcatcttttaatgcttcttcttctttttcatctttttcttcttcatcttcaccttcttatttcattttctcaaaattcTTTTTGATTTACTCTTTTGAGAggaataaaaccaagaaaaagagaagaaaatatcaaacaaaaaaaaagaagaaacatattAATGACATTGTCTGAtccaaatttgattttatatgtgtttttgttcatgatttagTCTTGTTAGTGTGCTTGTTTTCGAACTGAGTTTATATGTCGCAATCATTATGGTAAATTTCAGttcatttatgagttaattatgtCGTAATTGTAATGTAATTTTAGTTCATTTTTGAGTTAATTGTATTGCAATCCATgatgtaatttcggttcatttctgagttaattgtgtcgcaatcattatataatttcggttcatttctgagtgaattaagatacatttggacTCGTTgtcctgcacaattcaaaactctttctcctcttcctctttatcttctactacttcttcttcgtcttctctttcttatttcattttctcaaaattcTTCTTGATTTACTTAAATTTAACACAATTTCTGAGTTCTGCAGATTCTTTACTATTGTTCTAATTGTGTTGCAATCATTatataatttcagttcatttctgagttaattgtgttgCAATTATTATgtgatttcggttcatttctgagttaattttgtCGCAATTAActatgtaatttcggttcatttttgagttaattgtgtcgcaattattatataatttcggtttatttctgaGTGAATTAAGCTGCATTTGGACTCGTTgtcctgcacaattcaaaactctttctcttcttcctcctcatcttgtacggtttcttcttctttttcatctttttcttcttcttcttctcttttttattttattttttcaaaatttttcttgatttactcAAATTTAATACGATTTTTGAGTTCTACAGATCCTTTACCAttgttctcttcttctctttctttctgagTTACTTGTGTCGCTATCATTATgtgatttcggttcatttctgtgttaattgtgtcgcaatcattatataattttggttcatttctgagtgaattaagATGCATTTGGACTTGTTGTCCTGctcaattcaaaactctttctcctcaCATTCTACTACAATAACAGCAGCAACAAAATAATGACGATGAGGAAAAAACAcgcgaagaagaaggaggaggaggaggaggaggaggaagaggaagaggaagaagaggaggaagaggagaagtagaaggagaaggaaaaggagaaagaggaggagaatcGCGAAGAAGAAGACAACGACGATAACGTAAAGCCCCACTACAACACAACCAGCATTTTGCGGCGGTTCTGGGGTCATATTGCGGCGGTTAAATACCTGCTGGACGATAGGCCGTACAGTTAGCGGCGACTTTAGCCAACCACTGGAATAACCGCCGcataataaaaatagttttgtGGCGATTTTTACTCGCTGTCGTTGGTGATTTGAAATTTGGTCTATTAATTTTGCGGCAGTTACAAACCGCCGCTAAATTCATTATTCCCATTAAAATTTTagctttttttattattgtgcCTCTTTTTAAATAGTCTGTGTATTcaactttaatttattagttactaattaatttaaagaaCTTCCATCcaaataaaacaactaaataacataacaaaacaacttatatatatgcaaacataacatatataaTGAGAGTGTCATAAGTGCATCATTCAATATGAACTAAAATtcgataatttgaaaaaaataaacataaagcactaAACTAACTTAAATTCAATAGTATCTAATAACATTGATTGAAAGTAACTATTTTTGTTGCGGATCATGGTTGCCAGGTGAAGATGGCCTTGCGCGCGACGAGGTCGGTGTACTGCCCAAATAATCTAGCTCTGCAGCAACGTCAGCTAGCAAATTGCCTCCTTCCTGTTAGATTAGATATCCCAAAACCTTTTCTATCGACTGTCTCTTCGCCTGCTCTTCTTTTATCTTAGCCGTTAATTCTGCAACCCTCCTCTCATACTTTTTATTTGGCTGACCAGTAGGGGTGGGCCGGCCCTCCCGCCAAACTAATATAGGTTCAACTTGctaccccgccccgccaaagggcAGACTGGTGGGTTGGTGGGCCGGcccgcctctttttttttttaaatattttttaaccaatttttttcttttataataaaattcaatttaacatactaaatactaacaattattttattttataataaaattatttcattgaattagttttttaatatatagagtaatatcttaaattaattattaatccataaaaaatttataattaaccataataactttttttattgaaattaacaataataaaaataacataacaaataaTAAGTCTCAAAGTCTCAAACATAAGTgcataacaataataaaacaaacaCATAATTCACACATAAATCCTActataattaaaacaaaacacaTAACATAATCCATAAATCAATAAGACACCAAAAAAACCCCCTTAAATCAACACACATAAATCAATTATCaacatcaaaatcaataaaatttgaaTCTGATCTGGAAGTTGAAACACCGCCTTTTCTAACACTTTGATGATTCACATCTTCACCTTCACGTTCATCTATAATTAGAAGAATACCCAAATTTAGAACAAGATATAAATGCTtaaatattgtataaatattaaattagtaactAAATCTAATTACCATCAACAAAGCCTTTATTCCAATTACGAGTACAAATCACAGCCTCAACATTTTTTGGCAACATTCGACTTCTATATTTGTTAATGACATGAGCTCCAATACTAAAGGCAGATTCCGATGCAACCGTAGTAATTGGAATACTCAATAAGTCACGTGCCATGATTGATAACTTCGGATAACGACTCTCATATAATTTTCACCATTCCAAAACATCTAAATCTTCAAAGCAATCCTTTGACAAAAGTGGCTCTTCCAAGTATGTATCAAGTGGATTCTTTCcactagagacctcagcttgatgGTTACGTTTCATCAATTTCTAGCAAAATAGAAATAATCACATCTTGTTAGGATAGAATAATGACAATTAATAAtataagagaattaaaatatgtTAAACATTACTTACGGCAACAATCGCAAGTCACTTCTTGCTTGCACTTTCAGGGGTATGGGCCACGGATGAAGATTGAATACTAGGTCCTTGTGCTTCAACAGTTGGAAGAGAATTCTtgtcatatttttcaaaaatcttgtaTAATTTCTTTTTCACATGTTCCACCTTCTCTTTTGCAGTCTCAGCATCAATCTCTTCATACATAAGCTCTAAAGTAGAAATCTTAAGCCTAGGATCAAGAATAGCACCAAATGCAAGAATGACACTATACTTTTCCCAATACTTCTTAAATTTGTTCATTATCTTTTCTCCCATGCTCCTTAGAAGATCATCTTCACTTCTCAAACTTCCCATCAAAACACATTGAATATGATAGACTTGTAGAAAATACAAATTTGAAGTAGGATAAGATGTGCTAGAAATCAAATTAGTAGTTTCATAAAAGGGGTATAAAAATTCACATATCCTTTCAGCTCTCCCCCATTCATCAACCGAAGGACAATACTTATAAGCATGATCGGTTGCCTTCAAATACTCAAAGGCCTTCCGATACTTGATAGCACTTTCAAGCATAATGTACGTAGAATTTCATCGAGTAGTAACATCTAGATGCAACCCACTTGTAAAATTCAAACCATGAATCACATAAACACATTCTTTAAACTTCATCATTCTACTTTCCGATCCCCTTACATATTTCACAATTTCCCTAATCTTATCCAATGCATCATGAGCAATTTTTAATCCATCTTGCATAATAAGATTCAAGATATGAGCAGAACAACGAATATGAAAGAACTCCCCATCACACAACAACCAATTATGCATATTTAATGTACTTTTCAAATGATCTTGGCATGTATCATTAGCAGATGCATTATCTAGTGTAAGAGTCATAATCT is drawn from Arachis hypogaea cultivar Tifrunner chromosome 12, arahy.Tifrunner.gnm2.J5K5, whole genome shotgun sequence and contains these coding sequences:
- the LOC112728015 gene encoding bifunctional monothiol glutaredoxin-S16, chloroplastic, with translation MASTNLSSIQLLSFIRLFSSIPQNAPTLFFNSHPKPSLNLRAISPKPYNSSKRSRPWLPVALAVKNLGDTDRVTVSPENGEIAGDLPSAAGVYAVYGKDGELQFIGLSRNIAASVSSHWKSVPELCGSVKFGVVDEPDRSTLTEAWKSWMEEHIKVSGKVPPGNESGNATWVRQQPKKKADLRLTPGRHMQLTVPLEELIDKLVKENKVVAFIKGSRSAPMCGFSQRVIGILENVGVDYESVDVLDENYNYGLRETLKQYSNWPTFPQIFVNGELVGGCDILTSMYEKGELATLFKK